In one window of Miscanthus floridulus cultivar M001 chromosome 12, ASM1932011v1, whole genome shotgun sequence DNA:
- the LOC136496684 gene encoding protein TRANSPARENT TESTA 9-like isoform X4: MRCAPPPAAAAWWPAHVRDWPSATRPGSCGSESELAPRARAIAAGRSGFTNMWLFWRTRNRFSLEELRYLTDHLQKVHVVNEANKDFVIEALRSIAELMIYGDQHDPSFFEYFMEKQIMGEFARVLRISKLSRVSLQLLQTMGIMIQNLRNEHSIYYIFSNEHINFLITYPFDFRIDEMLSYYISFLRAISGKLNKNTISLLVKTKNDEVTSFPLYVEALKFAFHEDSMIRVAIRTLTLNVYHVGDESVNRFISRVPLSDYFSDMVQYFQKQCIDLDKLVARSSRNANSSLPMSSVEDAIVQIEDTLYYFSDVMSSGIPDLERFITENILQVLVFRFLLPSLQRQSTDLDLSVTTSMYLLCCILHIFKNKDMASTVAAALFHQPDGPHDRKQGTPNGYTSEHDNCKFENHCTTASAVKQSNEDEPNSLSSVSWKCLPDNSPPSDCCQGNTPREHLLSYITEGDDSQALGSLCLFATLLQTKELDESMLDALGILPQRKQHKKLLLQALVGEDLAERQLFSSSSGLTDDSICSDFDIYARKLQDKYGLQCHHPRQMTSKVHRYQVLDALVDLFCRSKVSADVRLVGGWLFRQLLPHGEEEFTAFHLRRLKQNARGELRFFSCLLLSNFADSHKDCSSKLSEESVGCWCDMLLPIVKEAWRNCKKAIEASSPPKGSKSIIVPMNLCSFGGDSSVAIAEGVYEMVKPRIDTKHEKWLHLRIRPSSVPFLDTEKHKAKTKKYLVDGRWTLAFSDEQSCKVAESMVIEEMKLQRDAVGEQLKPLVEFDMPEDGLQHAQPSHETPSDDGS, from the exons atGCGATGCGCTCCCCCTCCGGCGGCGGCAGCGTGGTGGCCCGCGCACGTTCGTGACTGGCCTTCCGCCACGCGCCCCGGTTCCTGTGGCTCCGAGTCCGAGCTCgctccccgcgcccgcgccatcGCCGCGGGGCGGAGCGGATTCACCAACATGTGGCTTTTCTGGCGCACTAGGAACCGCTTCTCCCTTGAGGAACTCCG GTATCTAACAGACCATCTACAAAAGGTTCATGTTGTCAATGAAGCTAACAAG GATTTTGTGATTGAAGCATTGAGATCAATTGCGGAACTTATGATATATGGTGACCAGCATGATCCTTCGTTTTTTGA ATATTTTATGGAGAAACAGATCATGGGTGAATTCGCTCGTGTCCTAAGGATCTCTAAGCTGTCAAGAGTGTCACTCCAACTGCTACAGACAATGGGTATCATGATCCAAAATCTGAGAAACGAACATTCAATTT ATTACATTTTTAGCaatgagcacatcaacttcttgATTACATACCCATTTGACTTTCGAATTGATGAGATGTTATCGTACTACATATCTTTTCTGCG GGCGATAAGTGGGAAGTTGAACAAGAATACAATTTCTTTGCTCGTGAAGACGAAAAAT GATGAGGTTACTTCCTTTCCTCTTTATGTTGAGGCCTTAAAGTTTGCTTTTCATGAGGATAGCATGATTCGAGTTGCTATACGTACCTTGACACTCAATGTCTATCATG TTGGAGATGAATCTGTTAACAGATTCATTTCCCGTGTGCCTCTATCAGATTATTTTTCAGACATGGTTCAGTATTTTCAGAAGCAGTGCATTGACTTGGATAAGTTGGTTGCACGCTCCTCACG AAATGCGAATTCTTCTTTGCCAATGTCTTCTGTTGAAGATGCAATTGTGCAAATTGAAGACACACTGTATTATTTCAGTGATGTTATGTCTTCTGGTATTCCTGATCTTGAAAGGTTCATCACTGAAAATATCTTGCAAGTTCTGGTATTTCGGTTCTTACTCCCATCATTGCAGAGGCAGAGCACA GATTTGGACTTAAGTGTCACTACATCCATGTATCTGCTTTGTTGTATACTACACATTTTTAAGAATAAGGATATGGCAAGTACTGTAGCTGCTGCCCTTTTTCATCAACCTGATGGCCCTCATGATAGGAAGCAAGGGACGCCTAATGGGTATACATCTGAGCATGATAATTGCAAATTTGAGAATCATTGCACTACTGCCTCTGCTGTCAAGCAATCAAATGAGGATGAGCCAAATTCTTTGTCTTCTGTTAGTTGGAAATGCTTGCCCGACAATTCACCGCCAAGTGATTGCTGCCAAGGCAACACACCAAG GGAACACTTGCTGTCCTATATCACAGAAGGAGATGATTCACAAGCTTTGGGTTCATTGTGCTTATTCGCTACATTATTGCAGACGAAAG aacttgatgaatcaatgctgGATGCACTTGGAATCCTCCCTCAAAGAAAGCAGCATAAGAAACTTCTATTA CAAGCTTTAGTAGGTGAAGACCTTGCTGAAAGACAATTATTTTCGTCAAGCAGCGGTCTAACTGATGATAGCATTTGTAGTGATTTTGATATTTATGCAAGGAAGCTTCAG GATAAATATGGGCTACAGTGTCACCATCCACGGCAAATGACTTCCAAAGTTCACAGATATCAG GTGCTCGATGCTTTAGTCGACCTTTTCTGCAGATCAAAGGTTTCTGCAGATGTTCGATTGGTTGGTGGCTGGCTTTTCCGGCAACTGCTGCCCCATGGAGAGGAAGAATTCACTGCTTTTCATCTAAGGCGACTAAAG CAAAATGCAAGGGGAGAACTACGATTCTTTTCCTGTTTATTATTATCAAATTTCGCT GATTCACACAAGGATTGTAGCTCAAAGCTTTCTGAGGAATCTGTAGGATGCTGGTGTGACATGCTTCTTCCTATTGTTAAAGAGGCTTGGAGGAACTGCAAGAAAG CAATTGAGGCATCTTCGCCACCAAAAGGATCCAAATCTATTATTGTACCCATGAATTTGTGTTCATTTGGAG GTGATTCTTCTGTTGCCATCGCAGAGGGAGTCTATGAGATGGTTAAG CCAAGAATAGATACGAAGCATGAGAAGTGGTTGCATCTACGCATTCGACCTTCTTCAGTGCCTTTTTTGGACACTGAAAAACATAAAGCGAAGACAAAGAAGTATCTTGTTGACGGGAGATGGACCCTTGCTTTTAGTGACGAGCAGTCCTGTAAGGTTGCAGAGAGTATGGTTATCGAAGAGATGAAACTCCAACGAGATGCTGTTGGAGAACAATTGAAGCCATTGGTTGAATTTGACATGCCTGAGGATGGATTGCAGCACGCCCAGCCTTCACATGAAACCCCTTCTGATGATGGATCATGA
- the LOC136496684 gene encoding protein TRANSPARENT TESTA 9-like isoform X3, protein MRCAPPPAAAAWWPAHVRDWPSATRPGSCGSESELAPRARAIAAGRSGFTNMWLFWRTRNRFSLEELRYLTDHLQKVHVVNEANKDFVIEALRSIAELMIYGDQHDPSFFEYFMEKQIMGEFARVLRISKLSRVSLQLLQTMGIMIQNLRNEHSIYYIFSNEHINFLITYPFDFRIDEMLSYYISFLRAISGKLNKNTISLLVKTKNDEVTSFPLYVEALKFAFHEDSMIRVAIRTLTLNVYHVGDESVNRFISRVPLSDYFSDMVQYFQKQCIDLDKLVARSSRNANSSLPMSSVEDAIVQIEDTLYYFSDVMSSGIPDLERFITENILQVLVFRFLLPSLQRQSTDLDLSVTTSMYLLCCILHIFKNKDMASTVAAALFHQPDGPHDRKQGTPNGWKCLPDNSPPSDCCQGNTPREHLLSYITEGDDSQALGSLCLFATLLQTKELDESMLDALGILPQRKQHKKLLLQALVGEDLAERQLFSSSSGLTDDSICSDFDIYARKLQDKYGLQCHHPRQMTSKVHRYQVLDALVDLFCRSKVSADVRLVGGWLFRQLLPHGEEEFTAFHLRRLKQNARGELRFFSCLLLSNFADSHKDCSSKLSEESVGCWCDMLLPIVKEAWRNCKKAIEASSPPKGSKSIIVPMNLCSFGGDSSVAIAEGVYEMVKGFVLQHQVILFCLGETFTEQPPIYPPVDLPVNTRANAADFGGSVPKPGLEVNLVDAVPCRIAFERGKERHFCFLAISHGTSGWILLLEQLPLKQERGIVRVMAPLAGSDPRIDTKHEKWLHLRIRPSSVPFLDTEKHKAKTKKYLVDGRWTLAFSDEQSCKVAESMVIEEMKLQRDAVGEQLKPLVEFDMPEDGLQHAQPSHETPSDDGS, encoded by the exons atGCGATGCGCTCCCCCTCCGGCGGCGGCAGCGTGGTGGCCCGCGCACGTTCGTGACTGGCCTTCCGCCACGCGCCCCGGTTCCTGTGGCTCCGAGTCCGAGCTCgctccccgcgcccgcgccatcGCCGCGGGGCGGAGCGGATTCACCAACATGTGGCTTTTCTGGCGCACTAGGAACCGCTTCTCCCTTGAGGAACTCCG GTATCTAACAGACCATCTACAAAAGGTTCATGTTGTCAATGAAGCTAACAAG GATTTTGTGATTGAAGCATTGAGATCAATTGCGGAACTTATGATATATGGTGACCAGCATGATCCTTCGTTTTTTGA ATATTTTATGGAGAAACAGATCATGGGTGAATTCGCTCGTGTCCTAAGGATCTCTAAGCTGTCAAGAGTGTCACTCCAACTGCTACAGACAATGGGTATCATGATCCAAAATCTGAGAAACGAACATTCAATTT ATTACATTTTTAGCaatgagcacatcaacttcttgATTACATACCCATTTGACTTTCGAATTGATGAGATGTTATCGTACTACATATCTTTTCTGCG GGCGATAAGTGGGAAGTTGAACAAGAATACAATTTCTTTGCTCGTGAAGACGAAAAAT GATGAGGTTACTTCCTTTCCTCTTTATGTTGAGGCCTTAAAGTTTGCTTTTCATGAGGATAGCATGATTCGAGTTGCTATACGTACCTTGACACTCAATGTCTATCATG TTGGAGATGAATCTGTTAACAGATTCATTTCCCGTGTGCCTCTATCAGATTATTTTTCAGACATGGTTCAGTATTTTCAGAAGCAGTGCATTGACTTGGATAAGTTGGTTGCACGCTCCTCACG AAATGCGAATTCTTCTTTGCCAATGTCTTCTGTTGAAGATGCAATTGTGCAAATTGAAGACACACTGTATTATTTCAGTGATGTTATGTCTTCTGGTATTCCTGATCTTGAAAGGTTCATCACTGAAAATATCTTGCAAGTTCTGGTATTTCGGTTCTTACTCCCATCATTGCAGAGGCAGAGCACA GATTTGGACTTAAGTGTCACTACATCCATGTATCTGCTTTGTTGTATACTACACATTTTTAAGAATAAGGATATGGCAAGTACTGTAGCTGCTGCCCTTTTTCATCAACCTGATGGCCCTCATGATAGGAAGCAAGGGACGCCTAATGG TTGGAAATGCTTGCCCGACAATTCACCGCCAAGTGATTGCTGCCAAGGCAACACACCAAG GGAACACTTGCTGTCCTATATCACAGAAGGAGATGATTCACAAGCTTTGGGTTCATTGTGCTTATTCGCTACATTATTGCAGACGAAAG aacttgatgaatcaatgctgGATGCACTTGGAATCCTCCCTCAAAGAAAGCAGCATAAGAAACTTCTATTA CAAGCTTTAGTAGGTGAAGACCTTGCTGAAAGACAATTATTTTCGTCAAGCAGCGGTCTAACTGATGATAGCATTTGTAGTGATTTTGATATTTATGCAAGGAAGCTTCAG GATAAATATGGGCTACAGTGTCACCATCCACGGCAAATGACTTCCAAAGTTCACAGATATCAG GTGCTCGATGCTTTAGTCGACCTTTTCTGCAGATCAAAGGTTTCTGCAGATGTTCGATTGGTTGGTGGCTGGCTTTTCCGGCAACTGCTGCCCCATGGAGAGGAAGAATTCACTGCTTTTCATCTAAGGCGACTAAAG CAAAATGCAAGGGGAGAACTACGATTCTTTTCCTGTTTATTATTATCAAATTTCGCT GATTCACACAAGGATTGTAGCTCAAAGCTTTCTGAGGAATCTGTAGGATGCTGGTGTGACATGCTTCTTCCTATTGTTAAAGAGGCTTGGAGGAACTGCAAGAAAG CAATTGAGGCATCTTCGCCACCAAAAGGATCCAAATCTATTATTGTACCCATGAATTTGTGTTCATTTGGAG GTGATTCTTCTGTTGCCATCGCAGAGGGAGTCTATGAGATGGTTAAG GGTTTTGTGCTGCAGCATCAAGTTATACTCTTCTGCCTTGGAGAAACTTTCACAGAGCAACCTCCTATTTACCCTCCTGTTGATTTGCCTGTAAATACTAGGGCAAATGCTGCAGATTTTGGGGGTTCAGTGCCTAAACCTGGGCTTGAGGTCAACTTAG TCGACGCTGTTCCTTGTCGAATAGCCTTTGAGAGGGGCAAAGAACGCCACTTCTGCTTTTTGGCCATATCTCACGGAACTTCTGGTTGGATTCTTCTTCTAGAACAATTACCTCTAAAGCAAGAACGAGGAATTGTCCGTGTCATGGCTCCTTTGGCAGGATCTGAT CCAAGAATAGATACGAAGCATGAGAAGTGGTTGCATCTACGCATTCGACCTTCTTCAGTGCCTTTTTTGGACACTGAAAAACATAAAGCGAAGACAAAGAAGTATCTTGTTGACGGGAGATGGACCCTTGCTTTTAGTGACGAGCAGTCCTGTAAGGTTGCAGAGAGTATGGTTATCGAAGAGATGAAACTCCAACGAGATGCTGTTGGAGAACAATTGAAGCCATTGGTTGAATTTGACATGCCTGAGGATGGATTGCAGCACGCCCAGCCTTCACATGAAACCCCTTCTGATGATGGATCATGA
- the LOC136496684 gene encoding protein TRANSPARENT TESTA 9-like isoform X2, which produces MRCAPPPAAAAWWPAHVRDWPSATRPGSCGSESELAPRARAIAAGRSGFTNMWLFWRTRNRFSLEELRYLTDHLQKVHVVNEANKDFVIEALRSIAELMIYGDQHDPSFFEYFMEKQIMGEFARVLRISKLSRVSLQLLQTMGIMIQNLRNEHSIYYIFSNEHINFLITYPFDFRIDEMLSYYISFLRAISGKLNKNTISLLVKTKNDEVTSFPLYVEALKFAFHEDSMIRVAIRTLTLNVYHVGDESVNRFISRVPLSDYFSDMVQYFQKQCIDLDKLVARSSRNANSSLPMSSVEDAIVQIEDTLYYFSDVMSSGIPDLERFITENILQVLVFRFLLPSLQRQSTDLDLSVTTSMYLLCCILHIFKNKDMASTVAAALFHQPDGPHDRKQGTPNGYTSEHDNCKFENHCTTASAVKQSNEDEPNSLSSVSWKCLPDNSPPSDCCQGNTPREHLLSYITEGDDSQALGSLCLFATLLQTKELDESMLDALGILPQRKQHKKLLLQALVGEDLAERQLFSSSSGLTDDSICSDFDIYARKLQDKYGLQCHHPRQMTSKVHRYQVLDALVDLFCRSKVSADVRLVGGWLFRQLLPHGEEEFTAFHLRRLKDSHKDCSSKLSEESVGCWCDMLLPIVKEAWRNCKKAIEASSPPKGSKSIIVPMNLCSFGGDSSVAIAEGVYEMVKGFVLQHQVILFCLGETFTEQPPIYPPVDLPVNTRANAADFGGSVPKPGLEVNLVDAVPCRIAFERGKERHFCFLAISHGTSGWILLLEQLPLKQERGIVRVMAPLAGSDPRIDTKHEKWLHLRIRPSSVPFLDTEKHKAKTKKYLVDGRWTLAFSDEQSCKVAESMVIEEMKLQRDAVGEQLKPLVEFDMPEDGLQHAQPSHETPSDDGS; this is translated from the exons atGCGATGCGCTCCCCCTCCGGCGGCGGCAGCGTGGTGGCCCGCGCACGTTCGTGACTGGCCTTCCGCCACGCGCCCCGGTTCCTGTGGCTCCGAGTCCGAGCTCgctccccgcgcccgcgccatcGCCGCGGGGCGGAGCGGATTCACCAACATGTGGCTTTTCTGGCGCACTAGGAACCGCTTCTCCCTTGAGGAACTCCG GTATCTAACAGACCATCTACAAAAGGTTCATGTTGTCAATGAAGCTAACAAG GATTTTGTGATTGAAGCATTGAGATCAATTGCGGAACTTATGATATATGGTGACCAGCATGATCCTTCGTTTTTTGA ATATTTTATGGAGAAACAGATCATGGGTGAATTCGCTCGTGTCCTAAGGATCTCTAAGCTGTCAAGAGTGTCACTCCAACTGCTACAGACAATGGGTATCATGATCCAAAATCTGAGAAACGAACATTCAATTT ATTACATTTTTAGCaatgagcacatcaacttcttgATTACATACCCATTTGACTTTCGAATTGATGAGATGTTATCGTACTACATATCTTTTCTGCG GGCGATAAGTGGGAAGTTGAACAAGAATACAATTTCTTTGCTCGTGAAGACGAAAAAT GATGAGGTTACTTCCTTTCCTCTTTATGTTGAGGCCTTAAAGTTTGCTTTTCATGAGGATAGCATGATTCGAGTTGCTATACGTACCTTGACACTCAATGTCTATCATG TTGGAGATGAATCTGTTAACAGATTCATTTCCCGTGTGCCTCTATCAGATTATTTTTCAGACATGGTTCAGTATTTTCAGAAGCAGTGCATTGACTTGGATAAGTTGGTTGCACGCTCCTCACG AAATGCGAATTCTTCTTTGCCAATGTCTTCTGTTGAAGATGCAATTGTGCAAATTGAAGACACACTGTATTATTTCAGTGATGTTATGTCTTCTGGTATTCCTGATCTTGAAAGGTTCATCACTGAAAATATCTTGCAAGTTCTGGTATTTCGGTTCTTACTCCCATCATTGCAGAGGCAGAGCACA GATTTGGACTTAAGTGTCACTACATCCATGTATCTGCTTTGTTGTATACTACACATTTTTAAGAATAAGGATATGGCAAGTACTGTAGCTGCTGCCCTTTTTCATCAACCTGATGGCCCTCATGATAGGAAGCAAGGGACGCCTAATGGGTATACATCTGAGCATGATAATTGCAAATTTGAGAATCATTGCACTACTGCCTCTGCTGTCAAGCAATCAAATGAGGATGAGCCAAATTCTTTGTCTTCTGTTAGTTGGAAATGCTTGCCCGACAATTCACCGCCAAGTGATTGCTGCCAAGGCAACACACCAAG GGAACACTTGCTGTCCTATATCACAGAAGGAGATGATTCACAAGCTTTGGGTTCATTGTGCTTATTCGCTACATTATTGCAGACGAAAG aacttgatgaatcaatgctgGATGCACTTGGAATCCTCCCTCAAAGAAAGCAGCATAAGAAACTTCTATTA CAAGCTTTAGTAGGTGAAGACCTTGCTGAAAGACAATTATTTTCGTCAAGCAGCGGTCTAACTGATGATAGCATTTGTAGTGATTTTGATATTTATGCAAGGAAGCTTCAG GATAAATATGGGCTACAGTGTCACCATCCACGGCAAATGACTTCCAAAGTTCACAGATATCAG GTGCTCGATGCTTTAGTCGACCTTTTCTGCAGATCAAAGGTTTCTGCAGATGTTCGATTGGTTGGTGGCTGGCTTTTCCGGCAACTGCTGCCCCATGGAGAGGAAGAATTCACTGCTTTTCATCTAAGGCGACTAAAG GATTCACACAAGGATTGTAGCTCAAAGCTTTCTGAGGAATCTGTAGGATGCTGGTGTGACATGCTTCTTCCTATTGTTAAAGAGGCTTGGAGGAACTGCAAGAAAG CAATTGAGGCATCTTCGCCACCAAAAGGATCCAAATCTATTATTGTACCCATGAATTTGTGTTCATTTGGAG GTGATTCTTCTGTTGCCATCGCAGAGGGAGTCTATGAGATGGTTAAG GGTTTTGTGCTGCAGCATCAAGTTATACTCTTCTGCCTTGGAGAAACTTTCACAGAGCAACCTCCTATTTACCCTCCTGTTGATTTGCCTGTAAATACTAGGGCAAATGCTGCAGATTTTGGGGGTTCAGTGCCTAAACCTGGGCTTGAGGTCAACTTAG TCGACGCTGTTCCTTGTCGAATAGCCTTTGAGAGGGGCAAAGAACGCCACTTCTGCTTTTTGGCCATATCTCACGGAACTTCTGGTTGGATTCTTCTTCTAGAACAATTACCTCTAAAGCAAGAACGAGGAATTGTCCGTGTCATGGCTCCTTTGGCAGGATCTGAT CCAAGAATAGATACGAAGCATGAGAAGTGGTTGCATCTACGCATTCGACCTTCTTCAGTGCCTTTTTTGGACACTGAAAAACATAAAGCGAAGACAAAGAAGTATCTTGTTGACGGGAGATGGACCCTTGCTTTTAGTGACGAGCAGTCCTGTAAGGTTGCAGAGAGTATGGTTATCGAAGAGATGAAACTCCAACGAGATGCTGTTGGAGAACAATTGAAGCCATTGGTTGAATTTGACATGCCTGAGGATGGATTGCAGCACGCCCAGCCTTCACATGAAACCCCTTCTGATGATGGATCATGA
- the LOC136496684 gene encoding protein TRANSPARENT TESTA 9-like isoform X1: protein MRCAPPPAAAAWWPAHVRDWPSATRPGSCGSESELAPRARAIAAGRSGFTNMWLFWRTRNRFSLEELRYLTDHLQKVHVVNEANKDFVIEALRSIAELMIYGDQHDPSFFEYFMEKQIMGEFARVLRISKLSRVSLQLLQTMGIMIQNLRNEHSIYYIFSNEHINFLITYPFDFRIDEMLSYYISFLRAISGKLNKNTISLLVKTKNDEVTSFPLYVEALKFAFHEDSMIRVAIRTLTLNVYHVGDESVNRFISRVPLSDYFSDMVQYFQKQCIDLDKLVARSSRNANSSLPMSSVEDAIVQIEDTLYYFSDVMSSGIPDLERFITENILQVLVFRFLLPSLQRQSTDLDLSVTTSMYLLCCILHIFKNKDMASTVAAALFHQPDGPHDRKQGTPNGYTSEHDNCKFENHCTTASAVKQSNEDEPNSLSSVSWKCLPDNSPPSDCCQGNTPREHLLSYITEGDDSQALGSLCLFATLLQTKELDESMLDALGILPQRKQHKKLLLQALVGEDLAERQLFSSSSGLTDDSICSDFDIYARKLQDKYGLQCHHPRQMTSKVHRYQVLDALVDLFCRSKVSADVRLVGGWLFRQLLPHGEEEFTAFHLRRLKQNARGELRFFSCLLLSNFADSHKDCSSKLSEESVGCWCDMLLPIVKEAWRNCKKAIEASSPPKGSKSIIVPMNLCSFGGDSSVAIAEGVYEMVKGFVLQHQVILFCLGETFTEQPPIYPPVDLPVNTRANAADFGGSVPKPGLEVNLVDAVPCRIAFERGKERHFCFLAISHGTSGWILLLEQLPLKQERGIVRVMAPLAGSDPRIDTKHEKWLHLRIRPSSVPFLDTEKHKAKTKKYLVDGRWTLAFSDEQSCKVAESMVIEEMKLQRDAVGEQLKPLVEFDMPEDGLQHAQPSHETPSDDGS, encoded by the exons atGCGATGCGCTCCCCCTCCGGCGGCGGCAGCGTGGTGGCCCGCGCACGTTCGTGACTGGCCTTCCGCCACGCGCCCCGGTTCCTGTGGCTCCGAGTCCGAGCTCgctccccgcgcccgcgccatcGCCGCGGGGCGGAGCGGATTCACCAACATGTGGCTTTTCTGGCGCACTAGGAACCGCTTCTCCCTTGAGGAACTCCG GTATCTAACAGACCATCTACAAAAGGTTCATGTTGTCAATGAAGCTAACAAG GATTTTGTGATTGAAGCATTGAGATCAATTGCGGAACTTATGATATATGGTGACCAGCATGATCCTTCGTTTTTTGA ATATTTTATGGAGAAACAGATCATGGGTGAATTCGCTCGTGTCCTAAGGATCTCTAAGCTGTCAAGAGTGTCACTCCAACTGCTACAGACAATGGGTATCATGATCCAAAATCTGAGAAACGAACATTCAATTT ATTACATTTTTAGCaatgagcacatcaacttcttgATTACATACCCATTTGACTTTCGAATTGATGAGATGTTATCGTACTACATATCTTTTCTGCG GGCGATAAGTGGGAAGTTGAACAAGAATACAATTTCTTTGCTCGTGAAGACGAAAAAT GATGAGGTTACTTCCTTTCCTCTTTATGTTGAGGCCTTAAAGTTTGCTTTTCATGAGGATAGCATGATTCGAGTTGCTATACGTACCTTGACACTCAATGTCTATCATG TTGGAGATGAATCTGTTAACAGATTCATTTCCCGTGTGCCTCTATCAGATTATTTTTCAGACATGGTTCAGTATTTTCAGAAGCAGTGCATTGACTTGGATAAGTTGGTTGCACGCTCCTCACG AAATGCGAATTCTTCTTTGCCAATGTCTTCTGTTGAAGATGCAATTGTGCAAATTGAAGACACACTGTATTATTTCAGTGATGTTATGTCTTCTGGTATTCCTGATCTTGAAAGGTTCATCACTGAAAATATCTTGCAAGTTCTGGTATTTCGGTTCTTACTCCCATCATTGCAGAGGCAGAGCACA GATTTGGACTTAAGTGTCACTACATCCATGTATCTGCTTTGTTGTATACTACACATTTTTAAGAATAAGGATATGGCAAGTACTGTAGCTGCTGCCCTTTTTCATCAACCTGATGGCCCTCATGATAGGAAGCAAGGGACGCCTAATGGGTATACATCTGAGCATGATAATTGCAAATTTGAGAATCATTGCACTACTGCCTCTGCTGTCAAGCAATCAAATGAGGATGAGCCAAATTCTTTGTCTTCTGTTAGTTGGAAATGCTTGCCCGACAATTCACCGCCAAGTGATTGCTGCCAAGGCAACACACCAAG GGAACACTTGCTGTCCTATATCACAGAAGGAGATGATTCACAAGCTTTGGGTTCATTGTGCTTATTCGCTACATTATTGCAGACGAAAG aacttgatgaatcaatgctgGATGCACTTGGAATCCTCCCTCAAAGAAAGCAGCATAAGAAACTTCTATTA CAAGCTTTAGTAGGTGAAGACCTTGCTGAAAGACAATTATTTTCGTCAAGCAGCGGTCTAACTGATGATAGCATTTGTAGTGATTTTGATATTTATGCAAGGAAGCTTCAG GATAAATATGGGCTACAGTGTCACCATCCACGGCAAATGACTTCCAAAGTTCACAGATATCAG GTGCTCGATGCTTTAGTCGACCTTTTCTGCAGATCAAAGGTTTCTGCAGATGTTCGATTGGTTGGTGGCTGGCTTTTCCGGCAACTGCTGCCCCATGGAGAGGAAGAATTCACTGCTTTTCATCTAAGGCGACTAAAG CAAAATGCAAGGGGAGAACTACGATTCTTTTCCTGTTTATTATTATCAAATTTCGCT GATTCACACAAGGATTGTAGCTCAAAGCTTTCTGAGGAATCTGTAGGATGCTGGTGTGACATGCTTCTTCCTATTGTTAAAGAGGCTTGGAGGAACTGCAAGAAAG CAATTGAGGCATCTTCGCCACCAAAAGGATCCAAATCTATTATTGTACCCATGAATTTGTGTTCATTTGGAG GTGATTCTTCTGTTGCCATCGCAGAGGGAGTCTATGAGATGGTTAAG GGTTTTGTGCTGCAGCATCAAGTTATACTCTTCTGCCTTGGAGAAACTTTCACAGAGCAACCTCCTATTTACCCTCCTGTTGATTTGCCTGTAAATACTAGGGCAAATGCTGCAGATTTTGGGGGTTCAGTGCCTAAACCTGGGCTTGAGGTCAACTTAG TCGACGCTGTTCCTTGTCGAATAGCCTTTGAGAGGGGCAAAGAACGCCACTTCTGCTTTTTGGCCATATCTCACGGAACTTCTGGTTGGATTCTTCTTCTAGAACAATTACCTCTAAAGCAAGAACGAGGAATTGTCCGTGTCATGGCTCCTTTGGCAGGATCTGAT CCAAGAATAGATACGAAGCATGAGAAGTGGTTGCATCTACGCATTCGACCTTCTTCAGTGCCTTTTTTGGACACTGAAAAACATAAAGCGAAGACAAAGAAGTATCTTGTTGACGGGAGATGGACCCTTGCTTTTAGTGACGAGCAGTCCTGTAAGGTTGCAGAGAGTATGGTTATCGAAGAGATGAAACTCCAACGAGATGCTGTTGGAGAACAATTGAAGCCATTGGTTGAATTTGACATGCCTGAGGATGGATTGCAGCACGCCCAGCCTTCACATGAAACCCCTTCTGATGATGGATCATGA